Below is a window of Anaeromicrobium sediminis DNA.
CTTAGGATCATATTTTTCCGGATAGCTCATGTTCACTAGATGACCTACACACCATGTTATAACAGCTTCATCAGATTCTAGATACCCATTCCTCTTGGCTGCTTTCATATTTAATACCTTAGCAAACTCCATTGCAACACTAGGTTTTTCCGTTATAAATAAGGATTTACTCATATTAACAATTCACCTACACTATTATTTTGAATAAAAAAGTCATACTCCGTATGATTCGTTATGGAACCCTATGGTTCCCTTCGACGATTGCTCTCGCAATCTGAACACCGTACTTTAAAGAAGCAGGGGAATTCTTCCCCCACACCCCCTTAATATTTTTACTTACCCACAATCTCGAAAATATACAATTTCCTAGCAAGTAAAAATATCGAGCAAGTATTATGCTCGATACTATAATAATTTTCTTGTTTTTTTAATATTAATCTTTCATATTATATTATAAACTATGCCTACTTATTTTGCAAAATCTATAAATTACTAAAAATTCTAAAAGAAAAACTGTCAGCATTTTTTACTGACAGCTTCTGTTTATCTTCTTCTTGCAAAATCCACAAATCTAAACTTATCTGGTCTATGTCTTGACTCTGTGTATTGAAATAAGCTTGTATCACTTAAATACACATAGTTCTTTACCACTACTACCATGTCATATTTTCCTAAATCTAAGTGTTCTTCATCTTCTTCACTAGAAGGCTCTATAGTAATTTCTTTTTTAGCAAAGCCAATTTCAAGATTTAACGTATTTTCAATATACTCATATATGGAGTCTTCACATATTTCTTTAGTCAGTGAAGGTACAAATATTTTATTAAAAAAATCTTTATCAAGGATTATTTTTTCATTTCCTATTTTTCTAGTTCTTATTACTTTCCATACTAGATCATCTTCTTGTACCTCTAAATGCTTTACTAAAAAGTCATCTGCCTCCATTAATTCTAACTCATTAACAATAGTTTCTGACCTAGTTCCCATTTTTTCTGCCAACTCTTTAAAACTTATTAGACCTGAAACAGGAAAATCAAATTTGTTAATGTCTAAAACAAAGGACCCTTTTCCACGCATCTTTTGAATATATCCATTTTGTACCAGCAAATTTAATGTCTTTCTTATGGTTTCTCTAGATACATTGTATTCCTTAACCAACTCATTTTCTGAAGAAAGTTTTGTATTTGGCTTTAACTCACCATTTTCTATTTTTGTTTTAATTAAATTATATATTTTCAAATACTTACTATTCATAATCATCACCTAATATATTTTAGCATTTAGGTTCTTATTTAACAAGGTAATACACAATGGACTCATAGGGTCTAAGATTAATCTTTTCAAACTTCTCATTAGAATCTTCATAATTAGAAATTAGTATCTTACTTTCATATTCACTAAGATTTAACCCCTCCGGCAAACTAAATTCCGTATCTTCTCCATAAAAATTATTTATTACTAATAGTTTTTCATTATTATAGTTTCTCATGTACGCAAATATTTCTTTATGATCATCTAATATTAATTCATAATTTCCATAGGCTATCACATCATACTCTTTCCTCAACCCCACTAGTTTCTTATAATGATTAAATATGGAGTTTTTATTTTCTAATTCTTTTTCCACATTAATTTTTTTATAATTAGATGCCACACTTATCCAAGGTTCTCCTTCAGTAAATCCACCATGTTCTTTATCATTCCATTGCATAGGTGTCCTAGAGTTATCCCTTGATTTAGATTTTATAATGTCCATTATATATTTTTCATCCATACCTTCTTCACTTTTAATATTAAACATATTTAAAGATTCTACATCTTTATATTTGTGTATTTCATCAAATTTAGGATTAGTCATTCCTATTTCTTCCCCTTGGTAAATATAAGGAGTTCCCCTCATCATGTGAATTGTAGTTCCTAGCATTTTAGCCGATTCTTTATGATATACTCCATCATCACCAAATCTACTTACAATTCTTGGTTGGTCATGATTACACCAAAAGAGAGCATTCCACCCGCCCCCTTTTTCCATTTCCACCTGCCATGTGGATAATAAGTCTTTTAACTTTAGAAAATCAAAGTCCATTAAAGTCCACTTATCTCCATTTTCATAATCAACCTTTAAGTGGTGGAAATTAAAGACCATAGATAATTCTTCTTCCTTTTGATTAGAATATTTTATACAATTATCTATAGTTGTAGATGACATTTCTCCTACAGTAATAATATCATCATGCTTACCAAAGGTTTCTATGTTTAATTCTTTTAAGTATTCATGAATATTAGGTCCATCTGTATAAAATCTTCTACCATCACCTATATGATCATCTTCATATACGTCAGGCTTTGATATTAGGTTTATAACATCTAATCTAAATCCTTTAACTCCCTTTTCAATCCAGAAGTTTACTATATCAAATACTTCTTTTTTGACTTCTTCATTTTTCCAATCTAAATCTGCTTGAGTTACATCAAATAAATGTAGATAATATTCATCGAATTTTTCTACATACTGCCATGCTGAACCACCAAATTTAGATTCCCAATTAGTAGGTTCTTTATCCCCTTTTGCCTTTTTAAAAATATAATAGTTTTTATACTTTTCATCCCCATCCATGGCCTTCTTAAACCATTCGTGTTCTGTAGATGTATGATTAAATACCATATCAAGCATTACGTCTATGCCGCGACTCTTAGCTTCCCTAACCATTTCTTCAAAGTCTTCCATAGTACCAAATCGTGGATCTATGTTTTTGTAGTCCGCCACATCATATCCGTTATCCCTTTGTGGTGATATATAAAAAGGAGTTAACCAAATATAATCTACTCCTAGTTCCTTTAAATAGTCCAGCCTCTGTGTAACTCCCTTTAAATCTCCAAATCCATCTTTATTAGAATCATTAAAAGACTTAGGGTATATCTGATAAACTACACTTTTTTTGAAATCTTTCATATTACTCAACTCCCTTGTTTCAAATTGAAATTATTTTATCTACAAATAGGAAAAGGGAGAAATCACTCTCCCCCTCTTCACTTATATATGAAGTCAATTTATTTTTTAGTAAATGTAATATTCTTTTTGTTAAAGAATACTGTTAATCCAAATGGTATTCCAACTGCTGCAACCATAGCTAGGAAGAATGTGAACATGTGCTGTGGTTGTATTGATAGGATACCTGGTATACCACCAACTCCAACAGAATTTGCCAATACTCCACCACCTACTGATATTACTCCTGCAATTGCTGAACCTATCATAGCTGCTAAGAATGGATATACATACTTTAAGTTTATACCAAACATAGCTGGCTCAGTTACTCCTAAATAGCAAGATATAGCAGCTGGGATAGAAACTTGTTTTTCTTCTTCATCATTTTTGTTTAAATAAACCATGGCCCATACGGCAGAACCTTGTGCTATATTTGATAAAGCAATCATTGGCCATAAATTAGTTCCACCAATTTCACTAATTAATTGTAAGTCTATTGCTGTAGTCATATGATGTAATCCTGTAATTACAAGAGGTGCATATCCAAATCCAAATACTGCTGCAAATAACCATCCAAAAGCAGAAGTTAATCCTGCATATACAACACTAGATATTACTGAACCTATTTTCCAACCAATAGGGCCAAGTACTGTGTGTGCTAGTAAAACTGTCGGTACTAATGATAAAAATGGTACAAGTATCATTGAAATATATCCTGGTACTATTTTCTTTAATCTGATTTCTAAGTTAGCTAAAGTAAACCCTGCAAGTATTGCTGGAATAACTTGTGCTTGGTAACCTATCATCTTAATTTGTGTAAATCCAAAATCCCAAACTGGTGCTTCTGCCCCACCTGCTACTGCATAAGCATTAAGCAATTGAGGTGAAACTAGTGTAAGCCCTAATA
It encodes the following:
- the treR gene encoding trehalose operon repressor produces the protein MNSKYLKIYNLIKTKIENGELKPNTKLSSENELVKEYNVSRETIRKTLNLLVQNGYIQKMRGKGSFVLDINKFDFPVSGLISFKELAEKMGTRSETIVNELELMEADDFLVKHLEVQEDDLVWKVIRTRKIGNEKIILDKDFFNKIFVPSLTKEICEDSIYEYIENTLNLEIGFAKKEITIEPSSEEDEEHLDLGKYDMVVVVKNYVYLSDTSLFQYTESRHRPDKFRFVDFARRR
- the treC gene encoding alpha,alpha-phosphotrehalase; protein product: MKDFKKSVVYQIYPKSFNDSNKDGFGDLKGVTQRLDYLKELGVDYIWLTPFYISPQRDNGYDVADYKNIDPRFGTMEDFEEMVREAKSRGIDVMLDMVFNHTSTEHEWFKKAMDGDEKYKNYYIFKKAKGDKEPTNWESKFGGSAWQYVEKFDEYYLHLFDVTQADLDWKNEEVKKEVFDIVNFWIEKGVKGFRLDVINLISKPDVYEDDHIGDGRRFYTDGPNIHEYLKELNIETFGKHDDIITVGEMSSTTIDNCIKYSNQKEEELSMVFNFHHLKVDYENGDKWTLMDFDFLKLKDLLSTWQVEMEKGGGWNALFWCNHDQPRIVSRFGDDGVYHKESAKMLGTTIHMMRGTPYIYQGEEIGMTNPKFDEIHKYKDVESLNMFNIKSEEGMDEKYIMDIIKSKSRDNSRTPMQWNDKEHGGFTEGEPWISVASNYKKINVEKELENKNSIFNHYKKLVGLRKEYDVIAYGNYELILDDHKEIFAYMRNYNNEKLLVINNFYGEDTEFSLPEGLNLSEYESKILISNYEDSNEKFEKINLRPYESIVYYLVK
- the treP gene encoding PTS system trehalose-specific EIIBC component — its product is MSKFSNEAKELLEFIGGKENVAAVSHCVTRMRFVLNDDAKADVDKIKNIKSVKGTFTQAGQFQVIIGNEVSTFYNEFVKISGVDGVSKDEAKKSARQNMSLLQRMISHLGEIFAPLIPAIVVGGLILGFRNVIGDIKLLQDGTKALTEVSQFWAGVHHFLWLIGEAIFFFLPVGITWSISKKMGTTQILGIVLGLTLVSPQLLNAYAVAGGAEAPVWDFGFTQIKMIGYQAQVIPAILAGFTLANLEIRLKKIVPGYISMILVPFLSLVPTVLLAHTVLGPIGWKIGSVISSVVYAGLTSAFGWLFAAVFGFGYAPLVITGLHHMTTAIDLQLISEIGGTNLWPMIALSNIAQGSAVWAMVYLNKNDEEEKQVSIPAAISCYLGVTEPAMFGINLKYVYPFLAAMIGSAIAGVISVGGGVLANSVGVGGIPGILSIQPQHMFTFFLAMVAAVGIPFGLTVFFNKKNITFTKK